The proteins below are encoded in one region of Sphingobacterium sp. R2:
- a CDS encoding helix-turn-helix domain-containing protein, which yields MNALGKKIRLLRHQKGWSQEDVAKRLDISIPAFSKIETGITDVNLSRLNQISKLFNLTVVQLLSTSDSEEDKEYVNEVNALTQKLQQRDGEVIELQKKVIDLYEQLHKR from the coding sequence ATGAATGCATTAGGAAAAAAAATCAGATTACTTAGACACCAAAAAGGGTGGAGTCAAGAGGATGTTGCAAAGCGATTGGATATCTCAATCCCAGCATTTTCTAAAATTGAAACAGGTATTACAGATGTAAATTTGTCTCGCCTGAATCAAATCTCAAAATTATTCAATTTGACAGTTGTTCAACTTTTATCTACTTCAGATTCTGAAGAAGATAAGGAGTATGTAAATGAGGTGAATGCTTTGACGCAAAAATTACAACAACGCGATGGCGAAGTGATTGAGTTGCAGAAGAAAGTTATTGACCTTTATGAGCAATTGCACAAGAGATAG